The following coding sequences are from one Enterococcus sp. 4G2_DIV0659 window:
- the bph gene encoding biofilm phosphatase Bph: MAIPKEGEFVTIQSYKHDGHLHRTWRDTMVLKTSEYSVIGVNDHTLVTESDGRRWVTREPAIVYFHKKYWFNIIAMIREKGVSYYCNLASPYLLDDEALKYIDYDLDIKVFPDGEKRLLDVDEYEFHSKIMEYPEDIDFILKENVKTLVDWINNEKGPFSDAYVDIWYQRYLELSKK, encoded by the coding sequence ATGGCAATTCCAAAAGAAGGTGAATTTGTAACGATTCAAAGTTACAAACACGACGGACATTTGCATCGAACATGGCGAGATACTATGGTATTAAAAACAAGTGAGTATTCAGTGATTGGTGTCAACGATCATACGTTGGTGACAGAGTCTGATGGACGTCGCTGGGTGACTCGAGAGCCTGCTATTGTTTATTTTCATAAAAAATACTGGTTCAACATAATAGCGATGATTAGAGAAAAGGGGGTTTCTTATTACTGCAATCTAGCGTCACCTTATCTTTTAGACGATGAAGCGTTGAAGTATATCGATTATGATTTGGATATCAAGGTTTTTCCTGATGGGGAGAAACGTCTGTTAGATGTGGATGAATATGAATTTCACAGTAAGATCATGGAATATCCAGAAGATATTGATTTTATTCTAAAAGAAAATGTTAAGACATTAGTAGATTGGATTAATAATGAAAAAGGCCCATTTTCCGATGCTTATGTAGATATTTGGTATCAGCGTTATCTAGAGTTATCGAAGAAATAG
- a CDS encoding GNAT family N-acetyltransferase, giving the protein MKIVHTKDTMSAIYLDALSIRHQVFMLEQHVPKEIEIDKYEAACIHFVLYSDENVAVATCRLLPLEDGVIKLQRMAVQKKFRGKEYGRLIVEAAESFSKEQGYHIVTLGAQITALGFYERMGYVKEGEKFLDADIEHYKMNKAL; this is encoded by the coding sequence ATGAAAATCGTTCACACAAAAGATACTATGAGTGCTATCTATCTAGATGCTCTTTCTATCCGTCATCAAGTGTTTATGTTAGAACAACATGTTCCTAAAGAAATTGAAATTGATAAATATGAAGCTGCTTGTATCCATTTTGTCTTATACTCGGATGAAAATGTAGCCGTTGCAACTTGCCGTTTACTCCCTCTTGAAGATGGGGTGATTAAATTGCAACGAATGGCCGTTCAAAAAAAATTCAGAGGAAAAGAATATGGTCGATTGATTGTTGAAGCTGCTGAGAGCTTTTCTAAAGAACAAGGTTATCATATAGTGACTTTGGGCGCTCAAATAACAGCACTTGGCTTTTATGAAAGGATGGGCTATGTAAAAGAAGGCGAAAAATTTCTAGATGCTGATATTGAGCATTATAAAATGAATAAAGCTCTTTAG
- the mutY gene encoding A/G-specific adenine glycosylase: MKNNNYWETWGEEKLRSFQETFIAWYEKEKRNLPWRVNLDPYRIWISEIMLQQTRVDTVIDYYYRFMEWFPTIQDLANAPDEKLLKAWEGLGYYSRARNLKIAAQQIVNEFDGQMPRTIEEIRQLKGIGPYTAGAIGSIAFQLPEPAIDGNVMRVVSRLFEIEDDIAKASSRKVFEEAMYKIIDEERPGDFNQAMMDLGSAVCTPTSPKCERCPIQSYCLSYQKNTMTNFPVKSKKLKPKDVYYIGGIIENKQQEFLLSQRDEKGLLANMWLFPINEITKERFEFLQENWAKEQQQMSLDFEEHSMVAEDTVDIFEEYSQVVWQKRTLGEVTHIFSHLKWHILVFYGRQTGFTEITEKQRWVKETDFSTLVFPKPQQKMIELFETDRKNNKNEMG, encoded by the coding sequence ATGAAGAATAATAACTATTGGGAAACGTGGGGAGAAGAGAAGCTTCGTTCTTTTCAAGAAACATTTATTGCTTGGTATGAAAAAGAAAAAAGAAACTTACCTTGGCGAGTTAACTTAGATCCATATCGAATTTGGATTTCAGAAATCATGTTACAACAAACTCGTGTCGATACAGTAATCGATTATTACTATCGTTTTATGGAATGGTTCCCAACGATCCAAGATTTGGCGAATGCACCAGATGAAAAACTATTAAAAGCTTGGGAAGGGCTGGGCTATTACTCCAGAGCAAGAAACTTAAAAATTGCCGCACAACAAATTGTAAATGAATTTGATGGTCAAATGCCTAGAACGATCGAAGAAATTCGACAATTAAAAGGGATTGGGCCTTATACTGCAGGAGCGATTGGAAGTATCGCTTTTCAACTTCCTGAACCAGCAATTGATGGAAATGTGATGCGTGTAGTAAGCCGTTTGTTTGAAATTGAGGATGATATCGCAAAAGCTAGCAGTCGTAAAGTTTTTGAAGAAGCGATGTATAAAATTATTGATGAAGAACGACCAGGAGATTTTAATCAAGCGATGATGGATTTAGGCTCAGCAGTGTGCACGCCGACGTCACCTAAATGTGAAAGGTGTCCCATTCAATCCTATTGTTTAAGTTATCAAAAAAATACAATGACCAATTTTCCAGTAAAATCTAAAAAACTAAAGCCAAAAGATGTGTATTATATTGGCGGTATTATTGAAAATAAACAGCAAGAATTTTTATTAAGTCAGCGTGATGAGAAGGGATTATTAGCCAATATGTGGCTATTTCCGATCAATGAAATCACAAAAGAGCGCTTTGAATTTTTACAAGAAAATTGGGCGAAAGAACAGCAACAAATGTCATTAGATTTTGAAGAACATAGTATGGTTGCAGAAGATACTGTAGACATTTTTGAAGAGTATTCGCAAGTGGTTTGGCAAAAACGAACATTAGGTGAAGTGACTCATATTTTCAGCCATTTAAAATGGCATATTCTCGTTTTTTATGGCCGTCAGACTGGTTTTACGGAAATTACTGAAAAACAGCGTTGGGTCAAAGAAACTGATTTTTCAACATTAGTGTTTCCTAAACCCCAACAAAAGATGATTGAACTTTTTGAAACAGATCGAAAAAATAATAAAAATGAGATGGGCTAG
- a CDS encoding helix-turn-helix domain-containing protein — protein sequence MIEKLMLEDTARRKLTLFKLLTKLSESHHSIKFFETRTDYSYSRVVYLLDLIQQDLTKIIGKKVELIQVDGVHYKPTISYDMYYQYLIRQSIPCQLLVSIVYSPEDDLDAFCEKNFHSRTTVVRKSKPLSDYLKTFAIKMNTSQLKLYGDERVIRMTLYALIWLATHGAKLPQIKNPSMDYKEIIDIVSPYFPDSYSYAANKQITLFLDIVYLRAKTGYQLTEKTDIDPYIPAHTGYSNSFFKSIIQENKILEAETQFAAFLLISAPNFFRNNDYRLSLLKIYLESHVNPATKILEEVCTVFSDEFMPDRFLWENEPILFGNVANIIFTAAIIQKPFPSLFHLINHSLYAKNEYYYQLFKRFKTLFQKISKRKNCGWLKDSIHPLSDMLASLLVPIYASFQENNVLRVALIAESNYLLVQPLAQFIEQLPFVQLIAYEHDNFSSFDFIVATSAYLIPEESPLPSFIFRFSADNDEQYIDLYQAIKKIHNQKE from the coding sequence ATGATTGAAAAACTAATGTTAGAAGATACTGCGCGACGTAAATTGACTCTGTTTAAGTTATTAACTAAACTATCTGAATCCCATCACAGTATCAAGTTTTTTGAAACAAGAACTGATTATTCCTATAGTCGTGTTGTCTATCTCTTAGATTTAATCCAACAAGATCTTACAAAAATAATCGGTAAAAAAGTGGAGTTAATCCAAGTTGATGGTGTTCATTACAAGCCAACGATTTCCTATGATATGTATTACCAATACCTAATTCGTCAAAGTATACCTTGTCAATTATTAGTATCCATTGTTTACTCACCAGAAGATGATTTAGATGCCTTTTGCGAAAAAAATTTTCATAGTCGGACAACTGTTGTACGAAAATCCAAACCACTCAGTGACTATCTAAAAACATTTGCTATTAAAATGAACACATCCCAATTAAAATTATATGGTGATGAGCGTGTTATCCGAATGACTCTATATGCCTTAATTTGGCTAGCAACTCACGGAGCAAAATTACCACAAATCAAAAATCCTTCGATGGACTATAAAGAAATTATTGACATCGTCAGCCCTTATTTTCCAGATAGCTATAGTTACGCTGCTAACAAACAAATTACACTGTTTTTAGATATCGTTTATCTAAGAGCCAAAACAGGTTACCAACTTACAGAAAAAACAGATATTGATCCTTATATTCCTGCTCATACTGGTTATTCAAACTCTTTCTTCAAAAGCATTATTCAAGAGAATAAAATCCTGGAAGCCGAGACACAATTTGCAGCTTTTTTATTAATCAGTGCGCCTAATTTTTTCAGAAACAATGACTATCGCCTCTCTTTATTAAAAATCTATTTGGAAAGTCACGTTAATCCAGCAACTAAAATCCTTGAAGAAGTTTGTACCGTATTTAGTGATGAATTTATGCCTGATCGTTTTTTATGGGAGAATGAACCTATACTTTTTGGCAATGTTGCAAATATTATTTTTACTGCAGCTATCATTCAAAAACCGTTTCCATCATTATTCCACTTAATCAATCATTCTTTATATGCTAAAAACGAATATTATTATCAACTTTTTAAACGGTTCAAAACGCTCTTTCAAAAAATTTCTAAAAGAAAAAATTGTGGTTGGCTTAAAGATTCTATCCATCCTTTATCAGATATGTTGGCATCACTATTGGTACCCATTTATGCTTCTTTTCAAGAGAATAACGTGCTACGAGTTGCTTTGATTGCTGAATCTAACTACTTACTCGTTCAACCTCTAGCACAATTTATCGAGCAACTCCCATTTGTGCAATTAATAGCCTATGAACATGATAATTTTTCTTCGTTTGATTTCATTGTTGCCACTTCAGCTTACTTAATTCCAGAAGAAAGTCCTTTGCCTTCATTTATTTTTCGCTTTTCGGCTGATAATGACGAGCAATACATTGATCTTTATCAAGCAATAAAAAAAATTCACAATCAAAAGGAATAA
- a CDS encoding hemolysin family protein — protein sequence MNADPESQSLIAQILLLIVLTLINAFLAAAEIAVVSVNKNRVEQKAEEGDAKAKKLLKILQDPTSFLSTIQVGITLVNILSGASLADTLSARLAPVLGGGTAAKSIANIIILAMLTYVSIVFGELYPKRIAMNKSEEVAQATSGFVRILGVIARPFVWLLSASTDLLSKLTPMKFDDADSKMTRDEMRYMLESEGVLDNDELEMLQGVFSLDTKVAREVMVPRTDAFMINIEDDIEENITSILSENFSRIPVYNEDKDKIVGVLHTKNLLKAAHKLGFDNIELKNIIQEPLFVPETIFIDDLLYELKRTQNQMAILLDEYGGVVGLATLEDLLEEIVGEIDDETDEVENLYAKISDHEYLIQGRMLIDEFNEAFGTDLHMSDVDTMAGYLITALGTIPDEGEKLSFDIGNITLTSEEMEGTRVLALKVVFHDEEIVDEEPEENRRFFRKELEDDEPRR from the coding sequence ATGAATGCTGACCCCGAGAGTCAGTCGCTTATCGCGCAAATTTTATTATTGATCGTATTAACTTTGATCAATGCGTTTCTTGCTGCTGCGGAAATAGCCGTTGTTTCAGTCAATAAGAATCGTGTCGAACAAAAAGCAGAAGAAGGAGACGCCAAAGCGAAGAAGTTATTAAAAATTTTGCAAGATCCTACTAGCTTTTTATCAACGATTCAAGTAGGTATTACATTAGTGAACATTTTATCTGGAGCTTCTTTGGCTGATACCTTGTCAGCAAGACTAGCGCCTGTACTTGGCGGCGGAACTGCTGCAAAAAGTATAGCGAATATTATTATTTTAGCTATGTTAACCTATGTTTCCATCGTTTTTGGTGAATTATATCCGAAACGAATTGCAATGAATAAATCGGAAGAAGTAGCTCAAGCGACCTCTGGATTTGTGCGTATATTAGGAGTGATTGCTCGACCGTTTGTGTGGTTGCTATCAGCTTCGACAGATTTACTTTCAAAACTTACACCTATGAAGTTTGATGACGCTGATTCAAAAATGACACGTGATGAAATGCGTTACATGTTAGAATCAGAAGGTGTTTTAGATAATGATGAACTAGAAATGCTTCAAGGTGTTTTTTCGTTGGACACAAAAGTAGCGCGTGAAGTAATGGTTCCGCGTACAGATGCTTTTATGATTAACATTGAAGATGATATAGAAGAAAATATTACTTCGATTTTATCAGAAAACTTTTCAAGGATTCCTGTCTATAATGAAGACAAAGACAAAATCGTGGGTGTCTTACACACTAAAAATTTACTAAAAGCAGCGCATAAATTAGGTTTTGATAATATCGAGTTAAAAAATATTATTCAAGAACCATTATTTGTCCCAGAAACTATTTTTATTGATGATTTACTCTATGAATTGAAAAGAACGCAAAACCAAATGGCTATTTTGTTAGATGAATATGGTGGTGTCGTTGGTCTAGCAACATTGGAAGATTTACTAGAAGAAATCGTTGGTGAAATTGACGATGAAACAGACGAAGTGGAAAATTTATATGCTAAGATTAGTGATCATGAATACTTGATCCAAGGTAGAATGTTGATTGATGAATTTAACGAAGCGTTTGGCACAGATTTGCATATGAGTGATGTTGATACGATGGCTGGTTATCTGATTACCGCATTAGGGACAATTCCTGATGAGGGAGAGAAACTATCATTTGATATTGGCAACATCACATTGACTTCAGAAGAAATGGAAGGAACTAGAGTATTGGCTTTAAAAGTTGTATTTCATGATGAAGAAATCGTAGATGAAGAACCAGAAGAAAATCGTCGTTTCTTTCGTAAAGAGCTGGAAGATGATGAACCTAGAAGGTAA
- a CDS encoding peptide chain release factor 3: MNNPHLKEQVDSRRTFAIISHPDAGKTTITEQLLLFGGAIRQAGTVKGKKTGNFAKSDWMEIEKQRGISVTSSVMQFDYDDKRVNILDTPGHEDFSEDTYRTLMAVDSAVMVIDSAKGIEAQTKKLFQVVKRRGIPIFTFINKLDRDGREPLELLEELEELLDIESYPMNWPIGMGKGLEGLYDIYNQRVEIYRPENNNGERFIPLVDGDIPSDLPLHKESVYQQVLEEVELLVEAGDAFDTEKIARGDQTPVFFGSALTNFGVQTMLETFLQFAPSPYGHKTEDGQEVSPYEEEFSGFVFKIQANMNPAHRDRIAFVRICSGTFERGMDVTLGRTGKKIKLSNVTQFMADSRENVEEAVAGDIIGIYDTGNYQIGDTLFEGKLKVKYEELPSFTPELFMKVSAKNVMKQKSFHKGIYQLVQEGAIQLYKTYLTEEYIIGAVGQLQFEVFQHRMLNEYNAEVVMTPMGSKIARWIDPADLDERMSSSRNILARDRFDQPLFLFENQFAMRWFADKYPDVELKSLM, from the coding sequence ATGAATAATCCACACTTAAAAGAACAGGTAGACAGCCGCAGAACGTTTGCAATTATTTCCCATCCGGATGCTGGTAAAACGACAATTACTGAACAGCTTTTATTATTTGGTGGAGCAATCCGTCAAGCCGGAACCGTTAAAGGGAAAAAAACAGGTAATTTTGCAAAATCTGACTGGATGGAAATTGAAAAGCAAAGAGGAATCTCTGTTACAAGTTCCGTGATGCAATTTGATTACGATGATAAACGCGTAAATATTTTAGATACACCAGGACATGAAGATTTTTCAGAAGATACTTATCGGACATTGATGGCCGTAGATAGTGCAGTGATGGTCATTGACAGTGCAAAAGGGATCGAAGCTCAGACAAAGAAATTATTTCAAGTGGTCAAAAGACGAGGAATTCCGATTTTTACCTTTATCAATAAACTTGATAGAGATGGACGTGAGCCGCTAGAGTTGCTTGAAGAATTAGAAGAACTACTGGACATTGAATCTTATCCAATGAATTGGCCGATTGGTATGGGAAAAGGGTTGGAAGGTTTATACGATATTTACAACCAACGTGTGGAAATCTATCGACCAGAAAACAATAATGGTGAGCGATTTATTCCATTAGTTGATGGAGATATACCTAGTGACTTACCGTTGCATAAAGAAAGTGTCTATCAGCAAGTATTAGAAGAAGTAGAATTGTTAGTAGAAGCTGGTGATGCATTTGATACTGAGAAGATTGCTCGTGGAGATCAAACCCCAGTGTTCTTTGGTTCAGCGTTAACGAATTTTGGTGTACAAACGATGTTAGAGACCTTTTTACAATTTGCACCATCACCATATGGGCATAAAACAGAAGATGGTCAAGAGGTCAGCCCTTATGAAGAAGAATTTTCTGGATTTGTTTTTAAAATCCAAGCGAATATGAATCCTGCCCACCGAGATCGAATTGCTTTTGTTCGTATTTGTTCAGGAACCTTTGAACGTGGCATGGATGTGACCTTAGGGAGAACTGGTAAGAAAATTAAATTGAGCAATGTAACTCAATTTATGGCTGATTCACGTGAAAATGTGGAAGAAGCTGTTGCAGGAGATATTATTGGGATTTATGATACAGGGAATTACCAAATTGGCGATACATTATTTGAAGGAAAGTTGAAAGTAAAATATGAAGAGCTGCCTTCATTTACGCCAGAGTTATTTATGAAAGTTAGTGCTAAAAATGTGATGAAGCAAAAATCTTTTCATAAAGGAATTTATCAACTTGTTCAAGAAGGGGCAATTCAGCTGTATAAAACGTACCTTACAGAGGAATATATTATTGGCGCGGTAGGGCAATTGCAATTTGAAGTTTTCCAACATCGTATGCTGAACGAATATAACGCTGAAGTGGTTATGACACCGATGGGCTCAAAAATCGCTCGTTGGATTGATCCAGCTGATCTAGATGAACGAATGAGTTCAAGTCGAAATATTTTAGCAAGAGATCGCTTTGACCAACCATTATTCTTGTTTGAAAATCAATTTGCGATGCGTTGGTTTGCAGATAAGTATCCGGATGTAGAATTGAAGAGTTTGATGTAA
- a CDS encoding folate family ECF transporter S component, with the protein MTKDKVRLVARGGLFIALQIVLGSLLSIQFLTLKISFAFIVTAISARFFRPFEVALISAVGYFLGMILFPKFPFFPGFILTAFLTGLVFGYAYSGQITVKKLLLTNFFVTFGLNLFLNSLWLNMLYGTSWDVLMSTRFIQQLIQFPVYCVTLFILFRLPIISQLRKEELN; encoded by the coding sequence ATGACCAAAGACAAAGTTCGCTTAGTAGCTCGTGGAGGTCTTTTTATCGCATTGCAAATAGTTTTAGGTAGCTTGTTGTCCATTCAGTTTTTAACCCTAAAAATTTCTTTTGCTTTTATAGTGACAGCAATTTCTGCTAGATTTTTTAGACCTTTTGAGGTAGCGTTGATAAGTGCTGTAGGGTATTTTTTAGGAATGATTTTATTTCCTAAATTTCCATTTTTCCCTGGATTTATCCTCACTGCTTTTCTAACAGGACTTGTTTTTGGTTATGCTTATTCTGGGCAGATAACAGTAAAAAAATTGTTGTTAACTAATTTTTTTGTCACGTTTGGGTTAAATTTGTTTTTGAATAGCTTATGGCTGAATATGTTGTATGGTACTTCTTGGGACGTACTTATGAGTACTAGGTTTATTCAACAACTAATTCAATTTCCAGTTTATTGTGTGACATTATTTATTCTTTTTCGGTTACCAATTATTAGCCAACTTCGGAAAGAAGAGTTGAATTAA
- the recX gene encoding recombination regulator RecX, which yields METITKITKDKGQFYLIWLSSGEKLRVSEDTLVHQRLLKGQELSKEMVEKIKKAGSYDVGLQMSLNYLSYQLRSKKEILDYLKEKEILPEDRKSIVIRLEEMNLLDDKIFSESYVRTLMRTSDKGPKMIEQQLKRKGLNDEDIQHGLTFYTMDEQVEVAKATAEKAMRRYRTKSFKDAVQKVQMHLMQKGFNREVIDLALEELSFEKDEEQELEVIRKEGDKLWEKHRKLDPYKRLMKVKQGLFQKRFDSDLIQQYFDEKELENEE from the coding sequence ATGGAAACAATCACGAAAATTACAAAAGACAAAGGACAGTTTTATCTTATCTGGTTGTCTTCAGGAGAAAAATTACGTGTATCTGAGGATACGTTAGTCCACCAACGCTTGTTAAAAGGACAAGAGTTGTCAAAAGAAATGGTGGAAAAAATAAAAAAAGCTGGGTCTTATGATGTAGGTTTGCAGATGTCTTTAAATTATTTAAGCTATCAGTTACGCTCAAAAAAAGAAATCTTAGATTATTTGAAAGAAAAGGAAATTTTGCCAGAAGATCGAAAAAGCATCGTGATCCGTTTGGAAGAAATGAACCTTTTAGACGATAAAATATTTAGTGAAAGTTATGTTCGTACTTTGATGCGAACAAGTGATAAAGGACCCAAAATGATTGAACAACAACTAAAACGAAAAGGCTTGAATGACGAAGACATTCAACATGGGTTAACTTTTTATACTATGGATGAGCAAGTAGAAGTAGCAAAAGCAACGGCTGAAAAGGCGATGAGACGTTACCGTACAAAAAGCTTTAAAGATGCTGTGCAAAAAGTCCAAATGCATTTGATGCAAAAAGGATTTAATCGTGAAGTGATCGATTTGGCTTTAGAAGAGCTATCATTTGAAAAAGATGAAGAGCAAGAATTAGAGGTAATCAGAAAAGAAGGCGATAAATTATGGGAAAAACATCGCAAATTAGATCCCTATAAACGCCTAATGAAAGTCAAACAAGGTCTGTTCCAAAAACGTTTTGACTCAGATTTGATTCAGCAATATTTTGACGAAAAGGAATTAGAAAATGAAGAATAA
- the rlmD gene encoding 23S rRNA (uracil(1939)-C(5))-methyltransferase RlmD, with protein MTTQLLKEGQTIPLKIKRLGINGEGIGYYKKTIVFVPGALPKEDISVEITKIAPRFVEGQLKKIIKAAPERVVPPCPVYEACGGCQLQHLAYPAQLLFKKDLLKQSLNKFRPRNYENYQLPKTIGMKNPWNYRNKAQFQLRKIEGEVEAGLYQADSHRLVPIDDCLVQQPATTKVMNALVELLNKYQLPIYNERKNSGIFRTLMVRVGVKTNEVQVVFITQSVKFPQKKALIDEITQHLPEVVSIMQNVQNKRTSIVMGDETIHVWGKESIEEQINEVTFDLSPRAFFQLNPEQTEVLYNEALKALDLQPNETVVDAYCGVGTIGLSIAKQAKEVRGMDIIPAAIEDAKMNAERLGVTNTHYEVGTAEELLPKWLQSGFKPDAIIVDPPRTGLDQKLLKAILKQPPKKMVYISCNVSTLAKDLVDLAKVFDVTYLQSVDMFPQTARCEVVVKLTKR; from the coding sequence ATGACCACACAACTATTAAAAGAAGGACAAACGATTCCTTTAAAAATAAAACGTTTAGGCATCAATGGAGAAGGCATCGGGTATTATAAAAAGACGATCGTTTTCGTCCCAGGTGCCTTACCAAAAGAAGATATCTCTGTAGAAATCACAAAAATAGCCCCTCGTTTTGTAGAAGGCCAATTAAAGAAAATCATAAAAGCAGCACCTGAACGTGTCGTGCCGCCTTGTCCAGTTTACGAAGCTTGCGGTGGCTGTCAGCTGCAACATTTAGCTTATCCGGCGCAACTACTCTTTAAAAAGGATCTTTTGAAGCAGTCGCTAAATAAGTTTAGACCAAGAAACTATGAGAATTATCAACTACCTAAAACTATCGGCATGAAAAATCCTTGGAATTATAGGAATAAAGCGCAATTTCAATTACGTAAAATCGAAGGAGAAGTTGAGGCTGGTCTCTATCAAGCCGATTCTCATCGTTTAGTTCCTATTGATGATTGCCTCGTTCAACAACCAGCGACAACTAAAGTCATGAACGCTTTAGTAGAGTTATTGAACAAATATCAATTACCAATTTATAATGAACGAAAAAACAGCGGCATCTTCCGAACTTTGATGGTGCGTGTCGGTGTCAAAACAAATGAAGTCCAAGTTGTTTTTATTACGCAATCCGTAAAATTCCCACAAAAAAAGGCCTTGATCGATGAAATCACACAACATCTTCCAGAAGTTGTTTCGATTATGCAAAACGTTCAAAATAAACGAACTTCGATTGTTATGGGTGATGAAACAATCCACGTCTGGGGTAAAGAAAGTATTGAAGAACAAATCAACGAAGTAACCTTTGATTTATCTCCTAGAGCCTTTTTCCAGCTAAATCCAGAACAAACGGAAGTTCTATATAATGAAGCGTTGAAAGCTTTAGATCTACAACCAAATGAAACTGTCGTTGATGCTTATTGCGGTGTTGGAACTATTGGTTTAAGTATCGCTAAACAAGCAAAAGAAGTTCGAGGAATGGATATCATTCCAGCAGCCATCGAAGATGCTAAGATGAATGCTGAACGTTTAGGTGTAACCAATACTCATTATGAAGTGGGAACTGCGGAAGAACTGTTGCCTAAATGGCTTCAAAGCGGCTTTAAACCTGATGCAATCATTGTTGACCCACCTAGAACCGGATTGGATCAAAAATTGCTGAAAGCCATTTTAAAGCAGCCACCTAAAAAGATGGTCTATATCTCTTGTAATGTCTCCACTCTAGCTAAAGATTTAGTCGATCTAGCTAAAGTTTTTGATGTGACATATTTACAGTCAGTGGATATGTTTCCACAAACAGCACGATGCGAAGTTGTCGTGAAGTTGACTAAACGATAA
- a CDS encoding AI-2E family transporter translates to MFEKLRQSKLFFWSAELLVIATLIFVSTKINFLFTPIGTFFSTLFAPVLVAGFLYYILNPIVNLLMKTKMKRIYAVLLVLLILLVALILILVSVIPKLASQLASLASNMPTVFSNVEAWVYKMAELPLFKEVDLTSYIEKLDISYGKIIQQFLSGLSTSLGSVVSTVASTTIVIFTAPFILFYMMKDGDRLVPGIKKFLPENRQESIAQLLSKINKTLANYISGQAIECLFVGTFTAIGYSLIGVRYAFLFGVIAGFTNLIPYLGPYLGLAPAVFVTVFDEPIKAVFCCVVVLIVQQIDGNIIYPNVIGKSLQIHPLTIIIVLLVAGNIAGLLGIFLGVPFYAIAKTVAIHVMGMIRESRSEKIVLTGEGNDLTMKEK, encoded by the coding sequence TTGTTTGAAAAATTAAGACAGTCAAAATTATTTTTCTGGTCAGCAGAATTACTCGTTATTGCAACGTTGATTTTTGTTTCAACAAAAATCAATTTTCTGTTTACACCAATTGGTACATTTTTTTCAACATTATTTGCACCAGTTTTGGTCGCAGGATTTTTGTATTATATTTTAAATCCAATCGTCAACTTATTGATGAAAACGAAGATGAAACGAATATATGCAGTGCTTTTAGTTTTATTGATTTTGCTAGTGGCGCTTATTTTGATTTTAGTGAGTGTAATCCCTAAGCTAGCGTCTCAATTAGCTAGTTTGGCATCAAATATGCCAACAGTTTTCAGCAATGTAGAAGCTTGGGTTTATAAAATGGCGGAATTACCTTTGTTTAAAGAGGTTGATTTGACTAGTTATATAGAGAAGTTGGATATTTCTTATGGAAAAATTATTCAACAATTTTTAAGTGGTTTGTCTACTAGTTTAGGTTCAGTAGTCTCAACCGTTGCTTCAACGACAATTGTTATTTTTACAGCGCCATTTATCCTATTTTATATGATGAAAGATGGCGACCGCTTAGTACCTGGGATAAAAAAATTTTTACCAGAAAATCGTCAAGAAAGTATTGCGCAATTATTATCAAAAATCAATAAAACGCTAGCTAACTATATTAGCGGACAAGCAATCGAATGTCTATTTGTAGGTACATTCACTGCTATTGGTTATTCTTTAATTGGTGTTCGCTATGCCTTTTTATTCGGCGTGATTGCGGGTTTTACCAATTTAATTCCTTATCTTGGACCATATCTAGGATTAGCACCAGCAGTTTTTGTAACTGTGTTTGATGAACCGATTAAAGCTGTATTTTGTTGTGTTGTTGTTTTAATCGTTCAGCAAATCGATGGAAATATTATTTATCCAAATGTTATTGGAAAGTCATTGCAGATCCATCCTTTAACAATCATTATTGTATTATTAGTTGCTGGAAATATCGCTGGACTTTTAGGAATCTTTTTAGGTGTACCATTTTATGCAATTGCTAAAACAGTAGCTATTCATGTGATGGGAATGATTCGAGAAAGTAGAAGTGAAAAAATTGTATTAACTGGTGAAGGCAATGACTTGACGATGAAGGAAAAATAA